In one window of Candidatus Woesearchaeota archaeon DNA:
- a CDS encoding DUF2391 family protein, whose product MAKAKKTAKKLSGEEKKIIEEFKEKREMDEILKDIKLLEEKLIEKKPDLFSSKDIIYAVFGSLVIASGFAFKGALVRTVNLMTALNVIWIISLTLIVLTLEIYFISYQRVPNKQERRFGQFWAKRFFTLYAISLIVSFMMIYIFGVNHSFQEHATVFKAVITISFPASIGAAIPTLLKKY is encoded by the coding sequence ATGGCAAAGGCAAAGAAAACAGCAAAGAAACTCTCAGGTGAAGAGAAGAAAATCATCGAGGAGTTCAAGGAGAAAAGAGAGATGGATGAGATACTCAAGGACATAAAGCTCCTTGAGGAGAAGCTTATCGAAAAGAAACCAGACCTGTTCTCAAGCAAAGACATTATCTATGCAGTCTTCGGTTCCTTGGTCATAGCATCAGGATTCGCCTTCAAGGGAGCTCTTGTGAGGACAGTCAATCTGATGACAGCACTTAATGTGATATGGATAATATCACTGACATTGATCGTTCTAACACTGGAGATATACTTCATAAGCTACCAGCGGGTGCCGAACAAACAAGAGAGGAGATTCGGGCAGTTCTGGGCAAAAAGATTCTTCACATTATATGCGATATCACTGATAGTCTCATTCATGATGATCTACATATTCGGGGTAAACCATTCCTTCCAGGAACATGCCACAGTATTCAAGGCAGTAATCACAATATCATTCCCGGCATCAATCGGAGCAGCAATCCCGACACTGCTAAAAAAATATTGA